A region of Saimiri boliviensis isolate mSaiBol1 chromosome 10, mSaiBol1.pri, whole genome shotgun sequence DNA encodes the following proteins:
- the LOC101047895 gene encoding olfactory receptor 2A1/2A42 has protein sequence MVTEFLLLGFPLSPQIQMLLFGLFSLFYIFALLGNGAILGLISLDSRLHTPMYFFLSHLAIVDIAYACNTVPQMLVNLLLPAKPISFAGCMTQMFLFLSFAQTECLHLVVMSCDRYVAICHPLRYSAIMTWRVCITLTVTSWVCGSLLALVHVSLILRLPFCGPHEINHFCEILSVLRLACADTWLNQVAIFSASVFILVGPLCLVLVSYSHILAAILRIQSGEGRRKAFSTCSSHLCVVGLFFGSAIVMYMAPKSRHPEEQQKVLFLFYSFFNPMLNPLIYSIRNAEVKGALRRALCKESHS, from the coding sequence ATGGTCACAGAGTTCCTCCTGCTGGGATTTCCCCTCAGCCCACAGATTCAGATGCTCCTCTTTGGGCTCTTCTCCCTGTTCTATATCTTTGCCCTACTGGGGAACGGGGCCATCCTGGGGCTCATCTCACTGGACTCCAGACTGCACACCCCCATGTACTTCTTCCTCTCACACCTGGCCATCGTCGACATCGCCTACGCCTGCAACACGGTGCCCCAGATGCTGGTGAACCTCCTGCTTCCAGCCAAGCCCATCTCCTTTGCTGGCTGCATGACGcagatgtttctgtttttgagttttgCACAGACAGAATGTCTCCACCTGGTGGTAATGTCCTGTGATCGGTACGTGGCCATCTGCCACCCTCTCCGATATTCTGCCATCATGACCTGGAGAGTCTGCATCACCCTGACTGTCACTTCCTGGGTGTGTGGCTCCCTCCTGGCTCTGGTCCATGTGAGCCTCATCCTAAGACTGCCCTTTTGTGGGCCTCATGAAATCAACCACTtctgtgaaatcctgtctgtccTCAGGCTGGCCTGTGCTGACACCTGGCTCAACCAGGTGGCCATCTTTTCTGCTTCCGTGTTCATCTTGGTGGGGCCACTTTGCCTGGTACTGGTCTCCTACTCACACATCCTGGCGGCCATCCTGAGGATCCAGTCTGGGGAGGGCCGCAGAAAGGCCTTCTCcacctgctcctcccacctctgcgTGGTGGGACTTTTCTTTGGCAGTGCCATTGTCATGTACATGGCCCCCAAGTCCCGCCATCCTGAGGAGCAGCAGAAGgtcctttttctattttacagttttttcaACCCGATGCTGAACCCCCTGATCTACAGCATTAGGAATGCAGAGGTCAAGGGTGCCCTGAGGAGAGCATTGTGCAAGGAAAGTCATTCCTAA
- the LOC101047586 gene encoding olfactory receptor 2A7, giving the protein MGTNQTSITEFLLLGFPLSPRIQMLLFGLFSLFYIFALLGNGAILGLISLDSRLHTPMYFFLSHLAIVDIAYACNTVPQMLVNLLLPAKPISFAGCMTQIFLFLSFAHTECLFLVVMSCDRYMAICHPLRYSAIMTWRVCITLVVTSWTIGVLLSLIHLVLLLPLPFCRPQKINHFFCEIMAVLKVACADTHINEIMVLAGAISVLVGPLSSIVVSYMCILCAILQIRSGEGQRKAFSTCSSHLCVVGLFYGTAIIMYVGPRYGNLKEQKKYLLLFHSLFNPMLNPLIYSLRNSEVKNTLKRVLGVERAL; this is encoded by the coding sequence ATGGGGACAAATCAGACTTCCATCACAGAGTTCCTCCTACTGGGATTTCCCCTCAGCCCACGGATTCAGATGCTCCTCTTTGGGCTCTTTTCCCTGTTCTATATCTTTGCCCTGCTGGGGAACGGGGCCATCCTGGGGCTCATCTCACTGGACTCCAGACTGCACACCCCCATGTACTTCTTCCTCTCACACCTGGCCATCGTCGACATCGCCTACGCCTGCAACACGGTGCCCCAGATGCTGGTGAACCTCCTGCTTCCAGCCAAGCCCATCTCCTTTGCTGGCTGCATGACAcagatatttctgtttttgagttttgCACATACAGAATGTCTCTTCCTGGTGGTGATGTCCTGTGATCGGTATATGGCCATCTGCCACCCTCTCCGATATTCTGCCATCATGACCTGGAGAGTCTGCATCACCCTAGTGGTGACTTCCTGGACCATCGGAGTCCTTCTATCCTTGATTCATCTAGTGTTACTTCTACCTTTACCCTTCTGTAGGCCCCAGAAAATTAATCACTTTTTCTGTGAAATCATGGCTGTTCTCAAAGTTGCCTGTGCAGATACCCACATCAATGAGATCATGGTCCTGGCCGGAGCAATTTCTGTGCTGGTGGGACCCTTGTCCTCAATTGTAGTTTCATATATGTGCATCCTCTGTGCCATCCTTCAGATCCGATCAGGGGAAGGTCAGAGGAAAGCCTTCTCTacctgctcctcccacctctgtgTGGTTGGACTCTTTTACGGCACAGCCATTATCATGTATGTTGGACCCAGATATGGAAACCTCAAGGAGCAGAAGAAATATCTCCTGCTGTTTCACAGCCTCTTTAATCCCATGCTCAATCCCCTTATCTATAGTCTTAGGAACTCAGAAGTGAAGAATACTTTGAAGAGAGTGCTGGGAGTAGAAAGGGCTTTATGA